From the Leptotrichia sp. oral taxon 223 genome, the window TCAGAATTTTTATAAAAGACAGTATTTTGATTTTTTTTAAATAATAAAAAAAGGCTATCTTTCTGTTTTCCTTTTTCCTTTTCCTTACGTTTCCCAATTTTTTTCAGTTCCTGTGTCAATCGCCTGTTATTTACACTTTCAATCTGATTAATTTTCACAATCAAATCCCGAATATCCTCATGGCTCAAATTATTCTCATCCACAAAAACACTTAATTTACGGCTAAAACTAGGTGTCCCCAAAAGGCTCGAATAAGTCATCATAAAGAGGAGGCAAGTCATAACAAGCAGTACACTTTTCCTTTTATCTATAACTATTTTTCTCACTCCTGAAATTTCAATATTTTAAATTTATTAAAAACTTATTTATTATATCATTTATTATGCTTTTTGTCTATTATAAAAAAATGCCTTTGACAGAATAAAAAATTAAAAATTTAACTTTGATAATTCCATCAAATGCACTTATAAGACTTAAAACTATTCTATTATTTCTAAAATCGCCCTTGGTTTTTCGACTTCTTCTGGCGTTATCACAAATGCATCCAAAATCATATTTTTGGATTCTTGAACATTTTTGTCATCATTGTAATAAATTTCCGCTATTTTTTCATTTTTTCCTGTTTTTTCTCCAACTTTTCTAAAAATATTTATTCCAACTGCATGATCAACTTTATCTTCCTTTTTAGCACGTCCAGCACCTATAATCATTGCGGCTTTTCCAATTTCCTCTGTCTTTATTTTTTTTACATATCCTTCCTTTTCAGAAAAAACTTCCATTACAGATTTGGCTTTTGGCAATAAATCATAGTTATTGATAAGTTCTTTATTTCCGCCACTTGCTTCAATAAACTCACCTAAAATTTTCAATGCGCTTCCATTGTTTATTACTTCATCAATTTTGCTCTTAGCCTCATCAAAGTCCTTTACGTCCCCTTTTTCCTTCAAGGCAAGGCTTGCAATTGTATAAACAACTTCCTTCAAGTCATCTGCACAGTTCCCTTTCAAAAACTCAATTGCTTCAGTGATTTCATTTGCATTTCCGATTGAATATCCCAGCGGCTCATCCATATTGCTAAGCACAACCTTAACCTTTCTCTCAGCGCCTTTCCCAATCTCAATCATTCTTTCTGACAGCTTTTTAGCCTGCTCCAAATCCTTCATAAAGGCTCCATCCCCAACCTTTACATCAAGAATTATAACATCCGAATAGATTGCTAATTTTTTACTCATAATACTGCTTGCAATTAGTGGTATGCTTGGTACAGTTGCTGTTACGTCACGTAAGGAATACAACTTTTTATCAAGAGGGACAATGTTGTCGCTGTAGCCCATAAGCCCTATTCCAGTTTTATTGGCAATTTTTACAAGTTCTTCTTTTGTAGTCGAAAATTTAAATCCTTTAATTGACTCAAATTTATCAATTGTTCCTCCAGTATGTCCAAGCCCTTTTCCAGACAGCTTCACATTCCCCATTCCAAGTGCAGACAAAATTGGAGAAAGTACAGCAGTAACCTTGTCCCCAACTCCACCAGTACTATGCTTATCCACTAAAAACCTATTTATTTCATCAAACTTTATAACATCACCAGAATCCCTCATCAGCATTGTAAATTTCAGCAATTCGTCCTGTGCCATATCATTGAAATAAACTGCCATAAGAAATGCTGACATCTGATAATCAGGTGCATTTCCAGCTAAATATTCATTTAATAAAAACTCCAGTTCCTTGTCAGAAAGCTTTTCGTTATCACGTTTTTTTTGGATTATATCAACTATTCTCATAAAAAATCATCTCCTAAAAATTTTAAAAATAAAAAGACAAAAAGGTTGCAAAAGAATGGAATCAGCCAATTTCCACTCTTAAACAACCATCTATCACTGCATTTAGCATTCAAGTAACTTATTTCAGCAAATTTTTACACTCTAAATTTTACATTCTGAACTTTGAAAAATGCTTGTAGCTATAATGTAGATTTTACTTGAATTTTTCCATCTTTAATATCCTGTTTGATTTGTTCAAGACGTTTGATGTTTTCTTCACCAATTTTATCTTTTGTAAATTCAAAGTTTGTAGTTCCTAATCCGTTTTCCTTGATTCCAAAAGTTTGTATTTTTGGTTCAAATTTTCCATCTACAACAGATTTTATAATGTCAAATACTGCGTTATCGACATATTTCACCATAGATGTCAAAATTATTCCTGGATATAAGTTGTCCTGGTTAGAATCTACTCCAATTCCATAAACATTTTTTTCCTTAACTGCCTGGAAAACTCCTAGTCCGCTTGCCCCAGCGGCATGGTAAATAACATCTGCACCTTGTTGAATTAATGTTTCAGTTTTAGCTTTAGCCGATGCTTGATCATTGAATGAATTATTCCCTCCGATATAAACAGGCAAAACTTTTATATCAGGTTTTACATATTTCGCACCTTGTTCATATCCTGCATAGAATCTCTTAATCAGTTCAGTTTCATTTGCACCCACAAATCCAATAGTTCCTGTTTTGTCCATCATTCCAGCCAATGCTCCTACCAAGAATGATCCTTCGTGTTCCTTAAACAAAATAGAGGCAACATTTGGTAAACCCTCTACAGTTTCATCAATTATCGCAAATTTTTGATCAGGGAAAGTCTTAGCGACTGCGACTAGCGAATCTTTCATGCTGTATCCAACTGCAATAATCAAGTCAAATTCTCCAGATTCAGCAAATTGCGTCAAGGCATTTTTTGCTTCAGTCGACGGATCTTTTGGCTCGTACTCTTTAAAAGTGATTCCCAATTCCTTCTGAGCTTTTTCTAGTCCTCTGAAAGTTGCATCATTAAACGATTTGTCACCTTTTCCACCAGTAGAATACACTACTGCGACAGCTTTCTTAGAATTTGCCGCATCTGCAGATGTTTTACCATCTTTCACTTGTTCACCAGTAGCTGGTTTATTTCCACAAGCTACAACTAACATCAGTGCAAAAATTACACTAAAAATTGTTACAATCTTTTTCATTTTCTCCTCCTAAAAAATTTTTATATTTTCTACTTTTAATTATACCCTATTTTTTTCAATTTTAAAATAGTATTTTCATAATTTTTTTAAAATTTTTTATAAAAAAATCAAACTATCAAATTCCACGTCATCCAATAGTCTGATTTTTTCAAAACATTATTTTACTAAAAATTTAATTTCTATATTGCTAAAAACGCTTTAACAGCAAATTAACCCAAATTCTTCAACTAGTCAACCAACGTCGGATTGAAGTCCTCAACCCAAGGCAGTCCAAATTTATTAAGCGCATCCATAAATGGATCTGGATTCATTTCCTCCACATTGAATACTCCCGGTTTTTTCCATTCTCCAGTAAGCACCATTGCGGCTCCAATCATTGCGGGTACTCCTGTTGTGTAGGAAATCGCCTGTGAGCTGACTTCCTTGTAGCATTCCTGATGATCGCACACATTATACACATAATAAGTTTTTTCCACGCCGTCTTTTTTACCTCTGAAAATATTTCCGATATTTGTCTTACCTTTTGTTCTAGGCCCAAGTGAAGCTGGATCAGGCAATACCGCTGTTAAAAATTGCAATGGTACAATTTGCTTTCCTTCAAATTCTATTGGCTCAATCGAAGTCATTCCAACATTTTCAAGCACTTTTAAATGAGTAAGGTAACTTTGCCCAAAAGTCATAAAGAATCTAATTCTTTTAATCCCTTTAATATTTAATGCAAGTGATTCCAATTCTTCGTGGTGCAGCAAGTACATATCTTTTTCACCAATTTGTGGGAAATTATACACCCTCTTGATTTCCATCGGCTTTGTTTCCACCCATTTTCCGTCTTCCCAGTAACTTCCATTAGCCGTAACTTCCCTAATATTAATTTCAGGATTAAAGTTTGTTGCAAACGGGTAACCGTGATCCCCTGCATTTGCATCAAGAATGTCAATGTAATTTATTTCATCAAAATAATGCTTTTGTGCATACGCTGAAAATACTCCAGTAACACCTGGATCAAAACCACTTCCTAAAATAGCTGTAATTCCAGCCTTTTCAAATTTTTCCTTATAAGCCCATTGCCATTTGTACTCAAATTTCGCTGTGTCCAAAGGTTCATAATTCGCTGTATCCAAATAATCAGTCTTAGTTTCTAAACAAGCATCCATAATTGTCAAGTCTTGATATGGTAAAGCCACATTTATCACAATATCAGGCTTGTATTCATTAATCAACGCCACCAGTTCAGGCACATTATTAGCATCAACCTGTGCAGTCTGAATCTCAATTCTTCCAGCATACTTGCTTTTTTCAATTCTTTCCCTGATTTCATCACATTTTACTTTTCTACGGCTGGCTATCATAATTGAACTAAATACTTCTGAATTTTGTGCACATTTATGGCAGACTACATTTGACACTCCTCCAGCTCCGATTACTAACGCTTTTTTTCCCATTAATTTTCCTCCTCAATATAAACTTATTCTCATAAATATTATTTCAAAACTTTCCTAACCAGTTATTTCCAATAATATTCCTCCGTTTTTCTTTGCCCATATTATACTGTAAAATTTTTATTCTGTAAATTACTTTTTTTTACTTTTTTACAATCTCATAATATTAAAAAAATTATTTTATTTAAAATTTTTAGGTATTAATGTATCAATAATTATAAAAATTAATCTCAAATTAACCTTTATATAAGCAAAAAAAAAAAATGGGTGGTATACTTATAAAAGTATTATATCACATTAAATTTATAATTATTTATTTTCTAATATTTTATATAAATAAAACACCGATATTTAATTCAAATACTCAATAATTATCTGTTCAAAATTCTTTGTTGAAAAAGTAAAAATTAAGAATTTGCTCATTATTTATCAAGTTTTGATTATATGAATACACTTAGAAAAAATAATTTGTACATTTTTAATTTCAATAACATTTTTTGAAGAAGGGAGGTAAAACAAAACTTTTCGAAATATAGTTTAAGTTTTGAAATAGATTATTATGACTAAAAAAATTTTAATTGCAATAATAGCGTTGATTATTGGAATAGGAGCTGGATTGCTGTATAGTCGTTATCAACGTTATTTGTCCAAATCTCAAGTACATACAATAACTTACCCAACATCTGAAGAAGATTGTGACAAAACAATAAATAGTTATCGGCAACAAATTATGAGAGCCTATGATTCAGAAGATGAAGCTGAATACAAGAGACTTAACGATGAAGCCGAAAAAATAACAAACCATTGTTTGAATTTAATTAGTAACTAAACAATAAAAATTTTAGGAGGAAAAAATTATGCAAGAAAAAGAAATTTTTAGATTTGAAAAAAGTGGAATGAAATCAAAAGGTGCTTGGACATTTGTTGGATTTGGAACAATAGCATTATTTGGAGGAGGAATTTATTCTTTTATCGGTATATTAATGCTCGCTTATGGAATTTATTTATTAACCAAAAAAAGTAAAGTAATTGTTTATACAACAGGATTTGTTATTTCGGAAGGAAAAGATTTGAAAAATATTTCTTTTGATAGAGTTTTAGGAATTAAAGGCGAATTAGGGCAAAAAGTAAAAATTTTATATTTGAAAAAACCATTTTCAGCATACAATGAAAATGAATTAAATAATATTTCAAATAATTTGAATACTTTATCAGAATCAATTATTTTTGATGACGAATTATTGGAAAAAGATTTCATTAACGTATTTAACATTATAAAAGAACAATTTAAAAATTATGTATTTGAACATTACAACAATGATTTAGAAAAAATTATTACTTCTCCATATTTATTTGAACAAATCAGCAATGATAAATTAAATTTCACAAGAACTAAGTTTTGGGGTGGATTAGCTGATGAAATTATACAGTTACAATATGGAGATGCTATTAATGTAACTACAAGAAAAAAAGCCTATGTGACTAATGGTAGAGGTGATATAAGACAGGCAGGACAAAGTTTTGAACCACAGTGGCAATTTGCTTCAACATCAACAAAATGCGATACAATTAATCTTATTAATGCTACAATTATTCAAGAAATATTGTCTAAAAAATATAATATAAAATTTATTTAAGGGAGATTTTTATGAAAACAATATTTTTTATATTTACAGTTTTATTAATACTGACAGGTTGCGGTACTCAATCCGAAACACAAAACGAAAAAAAATCTCTAGGATTGTCTGAAAATGAATTATCAGAATATACTAACAGATTAAGAAATTTTCTAAAAACTAATAAAGATCAAGTTAATCAACAAGATTTACTAAATGAAGATGGAACACCAAAAATAACTTGCTCTCAAAAAGATGTTTTATTAGAAGCATTACTGACTTCACCCGATGCAGTAACGAATGGTAATTCTATACCACTTATAGCAGGGATGCTATATGCACAGCAATTAAAGATTATTAATGAAGCTGCTTGTTATAATTCTGACGGAACTATTACTGCACCTAAAAAAGAAACAGATACAACAGAACAAGCAACTTCAAATCCTTCTGAATACGAAAATCAAAATACCTCTGAAAATTCTGATTCAACTTTATCAACAAATAAAAATACAAATGATTTAGATTTAGAAGATTTAAATAATTTAAAACATGAAGTTATGGATAATGGAAATGAATCTGCATTTAATAAATATAGTAAATATCAATTGAAAATTTTACGAAATATGATGTTTGCAGAAAGAGGGTTTGCGTTTAAAAAAGGTGGAGAAATGAGAACATATTTTGAAAACAAGTCTTGGTACTCACCAACAATTGAAGATCAATCAGAAATTCAATTAAACGACTATGATAAAGAATTCGTACTTAAACTAAAGAAATATGAGGGAATTGACTAAATTTAAGAAATACTCAGGCAATAAATCACATCACTGTTTGAGTATTTTTTATTTAAATTTTCTTAATATTATTATTCAAAAACTCTTTATTTCCAATACTCCCACCCTTTTTTCAAATTTTAACAATTATACATTTACGTATATGTTGACTTTTGGCATAAAGGATTTTTTATTTAATTGATTTTAATTTTTATATAATTTTAGCACCATAAAATCAGGCTTCATAAAATAGAAAATAAATATTTCGTATACTATTTGTATACTACTAGAAAATAATTACAGCAATTTATTTAAATGGGAAGCAAAAAAAACAGGGTAGCTATTAATTTGGCTACCCAAAAATTTATAAAAATAATTTCACAAGTTTTTTCTTGTTTTCCTTTATAGTTTCATCGCTTTCCTCAAACACTCCGAATCTGTCGAATCCAACAGTTATCATTAAAGCAATAAAATTTGTACCTATCAGAAGTATTAAATCTTCTGTCTTCGACTTCTCCTCTATGGAATCAAATATTTCTTTGTTGCTTTCGTTTTTCAGCTTGCTCCGCAATAGGTTTAAATTCTGCCTTCTTTGATAACCTCTTAATTTCAGTGTGATTACGGAATTTAGAAATATCAGTGCAAACATTATGATTACAAATTTCCTACTTCTGTGATATATTTTCATCTTTATCATCCCTCTTCTTGACAAAACCGAGCTTTTCCAGCAGAAGTTCCAAAAATCCTGTGCTTATGCCATATCTTTTTTTGTTTATCGTCTCAATAATTGCTTCTCCAAAAAAACCAAATAACGGACTAAAGGGATATAAATATCCCGCTTTAAAATGCCCGATAACTTTATTTAAAGATAGTGTAATTGACATAGTCATTCCTGCTACAACAAATCTTTTTAAATACGGTTTTACAGGTTTATTGTCCACAAT encodes:
- a CDS encoding thymidine phosphorylase, which translates into the protein MRIVDIIQKKRDNEKLSDKELEFLLNEYLAGNAPDYQMSAFLMAVYFNDMAQDELLKFTMLMRDSGDVIKFDEINRFLVDKHSTGGVGDKVTAVLSPILSALGMGNVKLSGKGLGHTGGTIDKFESIKGFKFSTTKEELVKIANKTGIGLMGYSDNIVPLDKKLYSLRDVTATVPSIPLIASSIMSKKLAIYSDVIILDVKVGDGAFMKDLEQAKKLSERMIEIGKGAERKVKVVLSNMDEPLGYSIGNANEITEAIEFLKGNCADDLKEVVYTIASLALKEKGDVKDFDEAKSKIDEVINNGSALKILGEFIEASGGNKELINNYDLLPKAKSVMEVFSEKEGYVKKIKTEEIGKAAMIIGAGRAKKEDKVDHAVGINIFRKVGEKTGKNEKIAEIYYNDDKNVQESKNMILDAFVITPEEVEKPRAILEIIE
- a CDS encoding BMP family protein, with product MKKIVTIFSVIFALMLVVACGNKPATGEQVKDGKTSADAANSKKAVAVVYSTGGKGDKSFNDATFRGLEKAQKELGITFKEYEPKDPSTEAKNALTQFAESGEFDLIIAVGYSMKDSLVAVAKTFPDQKFAIIDETVEGLPNVASILFKEHEGSFLVGALAGMMDKTGTIGFVGANETELIKRFYAGYEQGAKYVKPDIKVLPVYIGGNNSFNDQASAKAKTETLIQQGADVIYHAAGASGLGVFQAVKEKNVYGIGVDSNQDNLYPGIILTSMVKYVDNAVFDIIKSVVDGKFEPKIQTFGIKENGLGTTNFEFTKDKIGEENIKRLEQIKQDIKDGKIQVKSTL
- a CDS encoding saccharopine dehydrogenase family protein encodes the protein MGKKALVIGAGGVSNVVCHKCAQNSEVFSSIMIASRRKVKCDEIRERIEKSKYAGRIEIQTAQVDANNVPELVALINEYKPDIVINVALPYQDLTIMDACLETKTDYLDTANYEPLDTAKFEYKWQWAYKEKFEKAGITAILGSGFDPGVTGVFSAYAQKHYFDEINYIDILDANAGDHGYPFATNFNPEINIREVTANGSYWEDGKWVETKPMEIKRVYNFPQIGEKDMYLLHHEELESLALNIKGIKRIRFFMTFGQSYLTHLKVLENVGMTSIEPIEFEGKQIVPLQFLTAVLPDPASLGPRTKGKTNIGNIFRGKKDGVEKTYYVYNVCDHQECYKEVSSQAISYTTGVPAMIGAAMVLTGEWKKPGVFNVEEMNPDPFMDALNKFGLPWVEDFNPTLVD
- a CDS encoding YARHG domain-containing protein, which translates into the protein MKTIFFIFTVLLILTGCGTQSETQNEKKSLGLSENELSEYTNRLRNFLKTNKDQVNQQDLLNEDGTPKITCSQKDVLLEALLTSPDAVTNGNSIPLIAGMLYAQQLKIINEAACYNSDGTITAPKKETDTTEQATSNPSEYENQNTSENSDSTLSTNKNTNDLDLEDLNNLKHEVMDNGNESAFNKYSKYQLKILRNMMFAERGFAFKKGGEMRTYFENKSWYSPTIEDQSEIQLNDYDKEFVLKLKKYEGID